The proteins below are encoded in one region of Pseudoalteromonas ulvae UL12:
- a CDS encoding sigma-54-dependent transcriptional regulator → MTAKVLIVEDTESLALMYQSYLIPTGTTSHIANTGQAALDFLATHTPQLIILDIMLPDMNGMDILASLPDTDERPQVVVLTGHGSKELAVQAIRLGATDFLEKPIDAERFRVTVNNALKLKTLTEKVSSFQNQYSNGRFCQLVGSSPIMQSVYQIINSAAASKATVFITGESGTGKELCASAVHQCSPRAKAPFIALNCAAIPKDLIESEIFGHVKGAFTGATNNREGAAGQANGGTLFLDEICEMDLKLQSKLLRFIQTGTFQKVGSEKLESVDVRFVCATNRDPLLEVNEGRFREDLFYRLHVIPIVLPALRERGQDVIEIAEFLFKKISKEESKDYQGMAPTTRHYLVNYDWPGNVRQLENVVRNTVVLNESGWIEVTMLPQLQHGNIINTATQAPLSATPEPSKRARFSDGDAQIEPLWLAEKRYIEQAIAVANDNIPRAAAMLEVSPSTIYRKMKQWQEMSV, encoded by the coding sequence ATGACAGCAAAGGTGTTAATTGTAGAAGATACCGAATCGTTGGCCTTGATGTATCAATCCTATTTAATTCCAACTGGCACAACGAGCCATATTGCTAACACAGGACAAGCGGCGCTGGATTTTTTAGCCACGCATACTCCCCAGTTGATCATTTTGGATATTATGTTGCCAGATATGAATGGCATGGATATTTTAGCCTCTTTACCAGACACTGATGAGCGGCCACAAGTGGTGGTGTTAACTGGTCATGGTAGTAAAGAATTAGCAGTGCAAGCCATTCGCCTTGGCGCGACTGATTTCCTCGAAAAACCCATCGATGCAGAGCGTTTTCGCGTCACAGTAAATAATGCTTTAAAACTGAAAACGTTAACTGAAAAAGTCAGCAGCTTTCAAAACCAATATAGCAATGGCCGCTTTTGTCAGTTGGTTGGGAGCTCGCCAATTATGCAGTCTGTCTATCAGATCATCAACAGTGCCGCAGCCAGTAAAGCAACGGTTTTTATTACCGGTGAAAGTGGTACAGGTAAAGAGCTATGCGCCAGTGCCGTTCATCAATGCAGCCCCAGAGCGAAAGCTCCGTTTATTGCCCTCAATTGTGCGGCCATTCCTAAAGATTTAATCGAAAGTGAAATATTTGGCCATGTTAAAGGTGCGTTTACAGGTGCGACCAATAACCGCGAGGGAGCGGCAGGTCAAGCGAACGGGGGGACATTGTTTTTAGATGAAATCTGCGAAATGGATTTAAAACTACAAAGTAAACTACTGCGCTTTATCCAAACGGGGACTTTTCAAAAAGTGGGCAGTGAAAAGCTCGAGTCCGTCGATGTGCGTTTTGTATGTGCTACCAATCGCGATCCTCTTTTAGAAGTGAATGAAGGGCGCTTTAGAGAAGATTTGTTTTATCGTTTGCATGTAATACCCATTGTTTTACCCGCGTTGCGTGAGCGTGGACAGGATGTGATTGAAATTGCAGAATTTTTATTTAAAAAAATCAGTAAAGAAGAATCAAAAGACTATCAAGGTATGGCGCCGACCACGCGTCATTATCTAGTCAACTATGATTGGCCTGGTAATGTGCGACAGCTAGAAAATGTGGTCAGAAATACAGTTGTTTTAAACGAGTCAGGCTGGATAGAAGTGACGATGTTGCCACAATTACAGCATGGTAATATCATCAATACGGCAACGCAAGCGCCCCTTAGCGCAACCCCTGAGCCATCAAAAAGAGCCCGTTTTAGTGATGGCGATGCGCAAATAGAGCCGCTTTGGCTAGCCGAAAAACGTTATATAGAACAAGCGATAGCCGTCGCCAATGACAATATTCCTCGTGCTGCAGCAATGTTAGAAGTCAGCCCATCGACGATTTATCGTAAAATGAAACAGTGGCAAGAAATGTCAGTTTAA
- a CDS encoding tyrosine-protein kinase family protein yields MKIIPKHYQEIEELYKQVRSENAHCITLISANGQEGTTSLTLSLAERLIDAQKNVLVIDLNHCQPFKLDYFGVEAPKQSWCFEDISCQTNVMTVDNLDLLSVQSLDQLAEIRDPVILQEAIFRLRQEYDYILIDMSPALRVNRANVPLHVIATCTDLTLVCVALGKNTEEDICNTQHMLQKAGLNKSYYILQQQYLPPLGPLLIQTIQEKCLRFPKLAQWLLKQVRNKAFLFRCP; encoded by the coding sequence ATGAAAATTATACCGAAGCATTATCAAGAAATAGAAGAGCTGTATAAGCAAGTGCGCAGTGAAAATGCCCACTGTATTACACTCATTTCAGCCAACGGCCAAGAAGGCACCACCTCATTAACACTGTCACTGGCTGAACGTTTGATTGATGCACAAAAGAATGTATTGGTCATCGATTTGAATCACTGTCAGCCTTTTAAACTCGATTACTTTGGTGTTGAAGCGCCTAAACAGTCGTGGTGTTTCGAAGATATAAGCTGTCAGACTAATGTGATGACAGTCGATAATCTCGATTTACTCAGTGTGCAAAGTCTCGATCAATTGGCTGAAATACGGGATCCGGTGATATTACAAGAGGCGATATTTAGACTGCGCCAAGAATACGACTATATCTTGATTGATATGTCACCAGCGCTGCGTGTAAATCGGGCAAATGTGCCTTTACATGTCATTGCAACTTGCACTGATTTAACCTTAGTGTGCGTCGCACTTGGCAAAAATACAGAAGAAGATATTTGTAATACTCAGCATATGCTGCAAAAAGCTGGTTTGAATAAAAGCTACTATATTTTACAGCAGCAATATTTACCGCCCCTCGGGCCTTTGTTAATTCAAACCATACAAGAAAAGTGTCTTCGCTTTCCAAAGTTAGCCCAATGGTTATTAAAACAAGTCCGTAATAAAGCATTTTTATTTCGCTGCCCATAA
- a CDS encoding STAS domain-containing protein, whose protein sequence is MSTSLTTHIYDNTLVVALPADFSGMAVEHYRDQFDELLNAPQSHLVLDFSDTDFIDSSGIGAMVFLYKRLARKGMSLELFKVRGQPHKLMTLLRVDRTIGFIDQLKSA, encoded by the coding sequence ATGTCTACATCATTAACTACTCATATTTATGACAACACCCTTGTGGTGGCGTTACCCGCAGATTTCTCTGGTATGGCAGTGGAGCATTATCGGGATCAATTTGATGAATTGCTTAATGCGCCGCAATCTCATTTGGTGCTCGACTTTTCTGATACCGATTTCATTGATTCGTCAGGCATCGGTGCGATGGTGTTTTTATACAAACGCTTAGCTCGTAAGGGGATGTCGTTAGAGCTGTTTAAAGTCCGTGGTCAGCCTCACAAGTTGATGACCCTGCTACGTGTTGATAGAACCATTGGGTTTATCGACCAACTTAAAAGCGCGTAA
- a CDS encoding OmpA family protein has translation MKHFIAVSLISLVAAGCTSWPDEGQGGWAEHYTPQGVTVDEAWHYQTLHQVENEFEHLSLKLEMLITQGLGDCMPAQLYQANLMRNRIKRELTANMVIDAQADLSVWYHQLNQLDRHFKYIVAQTQCASTKQASEQSSLFTRIEQLLNSDNQFAFNNFQVTPKYMTGLAQAAELIKMAPELNILLVGHADARGQLVVNYELAFKRAEQVKYWLMMYGVQEAQLTTLTQGALSPYQQTEQTAASQHSDRRVNAYLLTDGKKFVNQQGLTDEKKVSLSQWTDHLQLDKE, from the coding sequence ATGAAACATTTTATTGCTGTCTCACTAATTTCATTAGTGGCTGCTGGGTGTACTAGCTGGCCAGACGAAGGACAGGGCGGCTGGGCTGAACATTATACACCGCAAGGCGTCACCGTTGATGAAGCTTGGCACTATCAAACGTTACACCAAGTTGAAAATGAGTTTGAACATTTATCACTGAAGTTAGAAATGTTAATCACTCAAGGTTTAGGTGATTGCATGCCAGCTCAGCTCTATCAAGCAAATTTGATGAGAAACAGAATTAAACGTGAGCTCACCGCCAATATGGTCATAGATGCACAAGCAGATTTAAGTGTTTGGTATCACCAGCTCAACCAATTAGATCGCCACTTCAAGTATATCGTGGCCCAAACACAATGCGCCAGTACCAAGCAGGCATCAGAGCAATCTAGTTTATTTACACGCATTGAACAGTTGCTCAATAGCGATAACCAATTTGCATTTAATAACTTTCAGGTCACACCAAAATACATGACGGGTCTGGCGCAAGCTGCAGAGCTTATCAAAATGGCACCTGAACTGAACATTTTGTTGGTAGGCCATGCTGATGCCCGTGGTCAACTAGTTGTGAACTATGAATTAGCGTTTAAACGCGCTGAGCAAGTGAAATATTGGTTGATGATGTACGGCGTGCAAGAAGCGCAGTTAACCACGCTGACACAAGGCGCATTATCGCCTTATCAACAGACAGAACAAACGGCAGCAAGTCAGCATTCAGATCGCAGAGTGAACGCGTATTTGCTCACCGATGGCAAAAAGTTTGTCAACCAACAGGGCCTCACTGATGAAAAGAAAGTTTCGTTGAGCCAGTGGACCGATCACCTTCAGTTAGATAAGGAGTAA
- a CDS encoding SpoIIE family protein phosphatase, giving the protein MATLFHRRFNLIWPAVSQIRQALLHVLGGLSVDENDIDSAGLVMTEYLTNLLRHCSGEDEAITLVISEEQGDINVMLIDPTPYFKLMCSEKEGWQVHSGDLVEGGMGLALIRHSFPDYQYVNLDGKNQFSFSVSKNTNKKKVVLLDDDLTLLPLLSAYLSERYSISVFSEPDEALHYLKHSQNDLLITDFNFPNTTAIEVIEQIRAFKTCTEMAIILMSSDHQPETIHQANQSYIDDYLLKPLLKTQLHLVCDRVLKRKQQQAMKQAQTSHNEACKHQMINSQLTMWPFGSVVSGNGGDFLLLKTDKKHSILILADVMGHGLAAKKESYALKGFIQGFLGAVSTDIAKMMNALSHAIYEEELLQASLVTLIVLQINERCISWISAGHPLPLEVDKHHKGHIWGDSQPLLGLSSDHCYQITQQHLPNGHHLLLYTDGWFENASKEQTAEKQVFEIVQRIGPSDYGHNFANALWKNSFPNLHQEIDDSSLVVLN; this is encoded by the coding sequence ATGGCCACTTTATTTCATCGTCGTTTTAATTTGATTTGGCCAGCTGTGAGTCAGATCAGGCAAGCCTTACTACATGTACTGGGTGGATTATCAGTCGACGAAAATGACATTGATAGTGCAGGTTTAGTGATGACGGAGTACTTAACGAATTTATTGCGCCATTGCAGTGGAGAAGATGAAGCGATCACCTTAGTGATCAGTGAAGAACAAGGAGACATTAATGTAATGTTGATTGATCCGACCCCATATTTTAAGTTGATGTGCAGTGAAAAAGAAGGGTGGCAAGTGCACAGTGGCGACCTCGTTGAAGGAGGAATGGGACTGGCATTAATTCGACATAGTTTCCCGGATTATCAGTATGTTAATCTAGATGGAAAAAATCAGTTTAGCTTTAGTGTCTCTAAAAATACGAATAAGAAAAAGGTCGTGCTTTTAGATGATGATCTCACTTTATTACCCTTGTTAAGTGCCTATTTAAGCGAACGTTACTCAATAAGTGTGTTTAGCGAACCCGATGAGGCACTTCATTATTTAAAACACAGCCAAAATGATTTATTGATTACCGACTTTAATTTCCCAAACACAACGGCTATCGAAGTTATTGAGCAAATTAGAGCTTTTAAAACGTGTACAGAAATGGCCATTATTTTGATGAGCAGTGATCATCAACCTGAAACGATTCACCAAGCGAATCAATCATATATTGACGACTACTTATTAAAACCATTACTGAAAACTCAACTCCATTTAGTCTGCGATCGGGTGCTTAAACGCAAGCAGCAACAAGCAATGAAACAGGCACAAACCAGCCATAATGAAGCCTGTAAACACCAAATGATTAATAGCCAGCTAACGATGTGGCCGTTTGGCAGTGTGGTCAGTGGTAATGGTGGTGATTTTTTACTCCTTAAAACAGATAAAAAACACAGCATCTTAATTTTAGCCGATGTGATGGGCCACGGTTTAGCAGCTAAAAAAGAAAGTTACGCACTTAAAGGGTTTATTCAAGGGTTTTTAGGGGCTGTTTCCACTGATATAGCAAAAATGATGAATGCGCTCTCACACGCCATTTATGAGGAAGAATTACTGCAAGCCAGTTTAGTGACTTTAATTGTTTTACAGATTAATGAGCGTTGCATTAGTTGGATTTCTGCGGGTCACCCGTTGCCTCTCGAAGTGGATAAACATCATAAAGGACATATCTGGGGGGACAGTCAACCTTTGTTAGGCTTAAGCTCAGATCATTGTTATCAAATAACGCAGCAGCACCTGCCTAATGGGCATCACTTGTTACTTTATACTGATGGTTGGTTTGAAAATGCTTCTAAAGAACAAACGGCCGAAAAACAGGTTTTTGAGATTGTTCAGCGGATTGGCCCCTCAGATTATGGTCATAATTTTGCTAACGCACTGTGGAAAAACAGTTTTCCTAATTTGCATCAAGAGATTGACGATTCTTCACTTGTGGTACTTAATTAG
- a CDS encoding sugar transferase, translating into MTLLLIFTGLMAGVFVYHHVIYPRLITVLGKRYGVQTQPDADTEKPRIGVMICAHNEQAFIAQKLFNLSALDYPADKFEIQLVLDGCTDKTEQEASRAIRQLHMQNICVQVHKFEHNRGKIAGVNYLIAEFKHQYDVLVFTDVSAIMSVDAMSRLALHFSDPLIGVVSGIYQFYQQEQGCQQAYWHYQNKLKMAESKLGAVIGVPGAMCAIRSELVQPIPQSAINDDFILAMQALCEGHRAIVDASLHIVEMETDDQAADFARRARIGAGNFQQIFILRHLMSSKNVWLSFNFLSHKVLRGLMPLVVIAAIITMALAAIIENHLFAQGCLVALGACLLVGGIKKCCGVSKVIPVVDQVNYVLLSYAVAFMGIVKFCLGGFKQPWRRVNQTQAVTNQVSEGHRMVKSIKRSIDIVGALAGILLTSPIMLLAMIAIKLDSKGSVFYQQLRVGQADEHFVELFYVYKFRSMFIDAESRSGAVWATKGDPRITRVGRFLRKTRIDELPQFINVLKGEMSLIGPRPERPVFYNELETNIPYFSLRTYGIKPGISGLAQVMNGYDENMEDVKRKIGWDYAYALALTSPKQWLSMELMIIAKTIRIVLLGKGQ; encoded by the coding sequence ATGACTTTACTGTTGATTTTTACCGGCTTAATGGCTGGTGTGTTTGTTTATCATCATGTTATTTATCCTCGTTTAATTACGGTATTAGGCAAACGTTACGGGGTGCAAACACAGCCAGATGCAGACACCGAAAAACCACGAATAGGTGTGATGATTTGCGCCCACAATGAGCAAGCATTTATTGCTCAAAAGTTGTTTAATTTATCGGCTCTTGATTATCCAGCAGACAAGTTTGAAATACAGCTTGTCCTCGATGGTTGCACGGATAAGACCGAACAAGAAGCGAGTCGAGCCATTCGGCAGCTTCATATGCAGAATATTTGTGTTCAGGTACATAAATTTGAGCATAACCGCGGAAAGATTGCCGGGGTCAACTACTTGATTGCGGAATTTAAACATCAGTACGATGTGCTAGTATTCACCGATGTTAGCGCAATAATGAGTGTTGATGCGATGTCGCGCTTGGCGCTGCATTTTAGTGATCCTCTGATTGGTGTTGTATCGGGTATTTATCAGTTTTATCAACAAGAGCAAGGCTGCCAGCAGGCTTATTGGCATTATCAAAATAAATTGAAAATGGCCGAATCTAAACTCGGTGCTGTGATTGGTGTGCCCGGTGCAATGTGCGCCATTCGCAGTGAGCTCGTACAGCCAATTCCACAAAGCGCCATTAATGATGATTTTATCTTAGCGATGCAAGCGCTGTGTGAAGGGCACCGCGCAATCGTTGATGCAAGTCTACATATTGTAGAAATGGAAACGGATGACCAAGCAGCCGATTTTGCTCGTCGAGCGCGAATAGGGGCAGGTAATTTTCAGCAAATCTTTATTTTGCGTCATTTGATGAGCTCTAAAAATGTCTGGCTGAGCTTTAACTTTTTATCTCATAAAGTATTACGGGGCTTGATGCCGCTAGTGGTAATCGCTGCGATTATCACGATGGCGCTGGCCGCTATCATTGAAAATCATCTTTTTGCACAAGGCTGTTTAGTCGCCTTGGGTGCCTGTTTGTTGGTCGGTGGAATTAAGAAATGTTGCGGTGTATCTAAAGTGATCCCTGTAGTTGATCAGGTTAATTATGTCTTGCTCAGTTACGCAGTGGCATTTATGGGTATAGTTAAATTTTGTCTTGGTGGGTTTAAACAACCTTGGCGTAGAGTTAATCAAACACAAGCAGTTACCAATCAAGTAAGTGAGGGTCATCGCATGGTTAAAAGTATTAAACGTAGCATTGATATCGTCGGTGCATTAGCTGGTATTTTGTTAACTAGTCCAATTATGTTATTGGCCATGATAGCCATCAAGTTAGACTCAAAAGGGTCGGTTTTTTATCAACAATTGCGTGTCGGTCAAGCCGATGAGCACTTTGTTGAATTGTTTTATGTTTATAAGTTCCGCAGTATGTTTATCGATGCTGAAAGCCGTTCTGGAGCCGTGTGGGCCACCAAAGGTGACCCAAGAATTACGCGTGTAGGACGTTTTTTAAGAAAGACTCGTATCGATGAATTACCCCAGTTTATTAATGTACTTAAAGGCGAAATGTCGTTAATTGGTCCACGCCCTGAGCGTCCTGTTTTCTATAATGAACTTGAAACCAATATTCCGTATTTTAGTCTTCGCACATATGGTATTAAACCTGGTATTTCTGGACTTGCACAAGTGATGAATGGTTATGATGAAAACATGGAAGATGTGAAGCGCAAAATTGGTTGGGATTACGCTTATGCGCTGGCACTGACTTCACCAAAACAATGGTTAAGCATGGAGCTGATGATTATCGCTAAAACTATCCGCATTGTTTTGCTAGGCAAAGGCCAATAA
- a CDS encoding Hpt domain-containing protein: MFEQTIVQQLKVDVGDELSKSLMNVFINESTKIVEQLLALPIDDQQVILLSHSLKSSAKTYGALILGNLCEQIEMSAKAGNRDALAQAMATLPDIANKTFSQAIQFT; this comes from the coding sequence ATGTTTGAACAAACAATCGTGCAACAACTTAAAGTGGATGTCGGTGACGAATTATCGAAAAGTTTGATGAATGTGTTTATAAATGAAAGTACGAAAATTGTTGAACAGTTACTGGCATTACCCATTGATGACCAGCAGGTTATTTTACTTAGCCATAGTTTAAAAAGTTCAGCCAAAACATATGGCGCGCTGATTCTTGGCAACCTTTGCGAACAAATTGAAATGAGCGCAAAAGCAGGTAATCGCGATGCATTGGCCCAAGCTATGGCGACTCTACCTGATATTGCTAACAAGACGTTTTCACAAGCCATACAGTTCACCTGA
- a CDS encoding SLBB domain-containing protein: protein MQTEQERVIEVGNKLFIYVPGEPQFETLFEVDDKGDINLPEIGKVKLAGKLPSRAQAELKLRLAGVYKALSRFYIEVRSRDLLINALGYVNTPSQISIPESGNVQMVISKAGGLKAGAQLDRLQIRRGEERIIFNYKSYLDSGDSRILPELKSGDTVFVPVSPLIGNVQIDFDAQTLSAAGDGTSKESITLFGELHNPGTFSYKEGMSIVEALMRAGGVTRFADVNNIRVILKGEPIMFDLKQYLDSGDDSVLPEMVAGSTIYVPIMVEDVKANARTVYIMGEVQKPGAYEAPENVSFLDILANAGGPTRFAETRQIKILTSAGENILFDLLAYSEGLLNDSVPTVRPGDVVFVPEKTDINEKSWLKVPPTRAVKIIGAVHSPGRYEWSKEMDFTDLFAHAGGPTKGANVNDIKIMRKGKVTASFSLESYANSSDGSYTLPEILSGDTVIVEELPHDPKDNKSQWIRQDAKNSIYILGQVGAPGRYAFTEQLNFIDILSAADGPTEKADIRNIRITHRNDNKARVSKLDLALYFETGDETLFPKVLPGDTIFIPEKSKDWLSKPKEQVVRIMGAIEKPGRYSFDDSMTLLDILAEAGGPSSQAMIDKIIVINHSCCKEQSRRFDLEKFVKKPNSANIPVLRAGDTVYIPSDKEDLTKVAKNSFLDVLTIVALLVGL from the coding sequence ATGCAAACAGAGCAAGAACGCGTCATTGAGGTGGGTAATAAACTCTTTATTTACGTGCCAGGTGAACCGCAATTCGAAACGTTATTTGAGGTGGATGATAAAGGCGACATTAATCTACCAGAAATTGGCAAAGTGAAGTTAGCTGGGAAATTACCGTCTCGCGCACAAGCAGAACTGAAATTACGCCTTGCAGGTGTCTATAAAGCGTTATCACGTTTTTATATTGAAGTCCGTTCACGTGATTTATTAATCAACGCCTTAGGGTATGTGAATACACCGAGTCAAATCAGTATTCCTGAGTCAGGCAATGTGCAAATGGTGATCAGTAAAGCGGGTGGTCTCAAAGCAGGCGCACAGCTTGACCGTTTACAAATTCGTCGCGGCGAAGAGCGGATTATTTTTAACTATAAATCCTATCTCGATAGCGGTGATAGCCGTATTTTACCTGAGCTTAAAAGTGGTGACACTGTGTTTGTGCCAGTCTCGCCATTGATTGGCAATGTACAAATTGACTTTGACGCACAGACCTTAAGTGCAGCCGGAGATGGGACCAGTAAAGAGTCGATTACCTTATTTGGTGAGCTGCATAATCCAGGCACCTTTTCATACAAAGAGGGCATGAGTATTGTTGAGGCCTTAATGCGCGCAGGTGGGGTCACACGTTTTGCTGATGTAAATAACATTCGTGTGATCTTAAAAGGTGAACCTATCATGTTTGATCTCAAACAGTACCTCGATTCAGGTGATGACAGTGTTTTACCTGAAATGGTCGCGGGATCAACGATTTATGTGCCTATTATGGTTGAGGATGTCAAAGCCAATGCCCGTACTGTCTACATTATGGGGGAAGTACAAAAACCCGGTGCTTATGAAGCACCAGAAAACGTCAGTTTTTTAGATATTTTAGCCAATGCGGGCGGGCCGACTCGGTTTGCCGAAACCCGTCAAATTAAAATTTTAACCAGCGCGGGTGAAAATATTTTATTTGATTTATTGGCATACAGTGAAGGACTACTCAATGATTCTGTGCCAACCGTGCGCCCTGGTGATGTGGTGTTTGTGCCAGAAAAAACTGATATCAATGAAAAAAGCTGGTTAAAAGTGCCTCCCACTCGCGCAGTGAAAATTATTGGTGCGGTGCATAGTCCAGGGCGCTATGAGTGGAGCAAAGAAATGGACTTTACTGATTTATTTGCTCATGCCGGAGGACCAACAAAAGGAGCCAATGTGAATGACATTAAAATTATGCGCAAAGGCAAAGTCACAGCCAGTTTTAGCTTAGAGTCTTATGCCAATTCGAGTGATGGTAGCTATACATTGCCGGAGATTTTGTCTGGCGACACGGTGATTGTGGAAGAGTTACCGCATGACCCAAAAGACAACAAGTCACAATGGATTAGACAAGATGCGAAAAATTCGATTTATATCTTAGGACAAGTAGGCGCGCCAGGTCGGTATGCATTTACTGAGCAACTTAATTTCATTGATATTTTGTCTGCTGCAGATGGTCCTACTGAAAAAGCCGATATTCGAAATATTCGTATTACCCATCGTAATGATAATAAAGCCCGTGTCAGCAAATTAGATTTAGCACTGTACTTTGAAACCGGCGATGAAACACTGTTTCCTAAAGTTTTACCGGGTGACACGATTTTTATTCCTGAAAAAAGCAAAGATTGGCTAAGTAAACCCAAAGAGCAAGTCGTTCGCATCATGGGAGCAATTGAAAAACCTGGCCGTTATAGTTTTGATGATTCGATGACATTACTGGATATTTTAGCAGAAGCGGGGGGGCCTTCGAGTCAAGCCATGATTGATAAAATTATTGTGATTAACCACTCATGTTGTAAAGAACAATCACGTCGCTTTGACTTGGAAAAATTTGTTAAAAAACCAAATTCAGCCAATATCCCGGTGTTACGTGCAGGCGACACTGTGTATATCCCAAGCGATAAAGAAGATTTAACCAAAGTGGCAAAAAATTCATTCTTAGATGTATTAACCATCGTTGCATTGTTGGTGGGCTTATGA
- a CDS encoding glycosyltransferase family 4 protein, protein MKTRIILLVDSSLFGGIESHLVQLSQLLVHHNVAFEVLFYQQHNNQQFYQQLEQHNINFTVLLGTFRALYQYLKQQTQPIVVHTHGYKAGILGRLACLIQRKAVVSTFHAGEIGLGRVKYYNLLDRISSILSVNFAVSQPIAKKVHQATLIANFINPRTLHYQPLKSVINIGYVGRLSSEKGPDVFLSLAQACQYLPQFSFHIFGDGPLKEQITSVPSVHYHGQCNSDEIWPKLDVLIVSSREEGMPMVILEAMNNGVAIISHPVGAIPTIIENNQTGQISKGFGASCLKNALLHWFYLAEPVKQQQILAAHTKVNRDFCGQSQFKQLQQGYHKALEKVANRLTSTHITD, encoded by the coding sequence ATGAAAACACGTATAATTCTATTGGTTGATTCTAGTCTATTTGGCGGAATTGAGTCACATTTAGTGCAGCTATCACAATTGCTGGTACACCATAACGTTGCGTTTGAAGTGCTCTTTTATCAACAGCATAATAACCAACAATTTTATCAACAGCTCGAACAACATAACATCAATTTTACTGTACTTTTGGGGACGTTTAGAGCTTTATATCAGTATCTTAAGCAACAAACTCAGCCTATTGTGGTACATACTCATGGCTATAAAGCAGGAATTTTAGGCCGTCTTGCCTGTTTGATACAGCGTAAAGCCGTTGTGTCTACTTTTCATGCTGGAGAAATAGGCTTAGGCCGAGTGAAATATTACAACTTGCTTGACCGGATCAGCAGCATCTTATCCGTCAACTTTGCCGTCTCGCAGCCCATCGCCAAAAAAGTGCATCAAGCCACCTTGATAGCTAACTTTATTAACCCTCGAACCCTACATTATCAGCCTTTAAAATCCGTTATCAATATTGGCTATGTTGGCCGACTATCGAGTGAAAAAGGGCCCGACGTGTTTTTATCATTAGCACAGGCGTGCCAGTATTTGCCGCAGTTTTCATTCCATATTTTTGGAGATGGGCCACTCAAAGAGCAAATTACATCCGTGCCCAGTGTTCATTACCATGGTCAATGTAACAGTGATGAAATCTGGCCAAAATTGGATGTGCTCATCGTCAGTTCCCGCGAAGAAGGCATGCCAATGGTTATTTTGGAAGCAATGAATAATGGCGTCGCCATCATCAGCCATCCTGTAGGTGCAATCCCAACGATTATCGAGAACAATCAAACGGGTCAAATTAGCAAAGGGTTTGGGGCGTCCTGTTTAAAAAATGCGTTATTACATTGGTTTTATTTAGCGGAACCAGTCAAGCAGCAACAAATTTTGGCTGCGCATACAAAGGTCAATCGTGATTTTTGCGGCCAATCGCAATTTAAACAACTCCAACAAGGCTACCACAAAGCCCTTGAAAAAGTGGCTAATCGATTAACCAGCACACACATCACCGATTAA